The genomic stretch AAGTCCTCCAGGGCGAGGCCGAACAGCTCCCCCTGCCGCAGTCCGCAGGCGGCCCCAATGATAGGGAGCAGGCGGAACAGTTCAGGGTGGGCATCGATCGCCGCGCTGACTCTCTCGTCCGACCACGCGGTGATCTCTTCGGCAGCACGCTTGGGCACCTGGACTACCGGTGACTTGGCGGGGCTGCGCTTGATGACCTCGTCGGCGACGGCGAGGCTGAAGACGCACTGGAGGACGAGGAACGCGGTCTGGACGGTCGAGGTGCCGAAACGGCTGCTCAGGTCGCTGATCCACCTCGCCGAAGAGCACCTTGCCGGCGTTCGGGTCGATGTAGTCGCCACGGGCAATGTCGGCGCCCATGGCGGCGATCTTGCGCGCGGCCTCGGCCTCGGCCTCGGCCGTAGGCGGTCGAGCATTCCTTACCGTCGGGGTCCACCCAGACGGCGAGCCAGCGCTTGCCCTTGCCGTACCACGACGCAGTCGCCGCCGGGCTCGCCCTGCTACATAAACGGATGGTTCTCACAATCGCTAGGGACTGAGCGTTGCACGGGAATCCTGGCAGAGCCATCGACTGGACACACCCTTACTCTGGCGAGGGTCTTACCTGCGACATCATGCATATTTTCAATACATTTCGAGTACAGGGAGTAGTTATTTGGCGCCCGACTTATCCCCGCTCCTCCGAGTTGATTTCTTCGTTCCAGTCTGTGATTGTTGATGGCTGCGACTAATGCCGCCTGATGGCGCGAACGTGCGGGCCCATGGCACGGGCAGACGGGACTCAATGTACCGGCCGCAAGCCTTGACAAGGTATTGGAGTTCAATGAACGTTGCAGCGAATGTCGAAGGGGAACGGAACGTGGAGTTTCCGACGCGGTGAGGAGTCAGCCCGAGGTGACGACTGCGACGACACCCGCCGGATGGATTCGGCGCAGTATTCTGGCCCACCAGCAGTTCCGCGCTCTGTACATCGCCAACATCGTGAGTAAGTTCGGCACTCATGTCGGCTACGTCGCGCTGCCTGTGCTGGCCCAGGTTGTGCTGCACGCCGGCCCCGTTGAGGTCGGCGTGCTCGCCGCTCTCAGCACGGTCTCGTTCCTGCTGATCGGTTTGCCTGCTGGGGTGTGGGTGGACCGGACTCGTAAGCGCGGCGTCCTTATCGCCGCCGACCTGACCAGGGCCGCGCTGATCGCCTCGATCCCTGCGGCCTGGGCGCTCGGAGCGCTCACGCTCGTCCAGCTCTACGCGGTCGCGCTGCTCGCCGGCATGGCGACGGTGTTCTTCGACATCGCGCACCTCAGTTACCTTCCGCACATTGTGGGGCGCGACCGTCTCACCTCGGCCAATGCGAGCCTGAGTGGGCTGGACGAGGCCGCCAAGGTGTCGGGGCGAGGACTCGGCGGGTTCGTGGTGCAACTGCTCGGGCCGCCGCTCGCGGTCCTCGTGGACGCCGGGAGCTTCCTCTGGTCGGCGCTGTTCGTCCGGCGGATTCGCGTGCGGGAGCCGGCGCCTGAGGCAGCCGCCCGCGGACCGCTCTGGCGAGATGTGGGCATGGGCTTGCGCTACGTGCTCACCAACCCGGTGCTGCGCCCGCTGGTGATCAAGGGGGCTGTGGCGAACTTCGCCGAGCAGATCTGCCTAGTCTCGTTCCTGGTGCTGTTCGTCGCCGAACTGCGTCTCCCGACCGGGACTCTCGGCGTGCTGTTGTCCGCCAGCGGAGTCGGCGCGTTCTGCGGGGCGCTGGCCGCGCCGACGATCGGCCGTCGCCTCGGGCTCGGCCGCGGTATCTGGCTGGTCGGGATGTGCACAGCCCCCTTCGCGCTGCTGACGGGCCTGATGGAACGCGGCCCGCTGCTGTGGGTGGGCGCCGCCGGATGGGTGATCGCGACCGTGACCTTCGGCGTGGAGAACGTGCTCGCAGTGAGCCTGCGGCAGTCGGTCACCTCCGACGGGATGCTCGGCCGGATGAACGCCGGCTTCCGATTCCTGTTCATGGGGTCGTTGTCGGCGGGCTCCATCGCAGGTGGGCTGATCGGCGCTTATGCCGGAGTGCGGACGGCCATCTGGATCGGTTCATCTGTGCTGGCCGTCGGTTGGCTGATCGCGTTCTTCTCTCCGCTACGTCGGCTCCGCCACATCGATGAACTCACCGGCTCCGGCGGAGGACGCGTTGACCCGACCCGATGACCTGGGGCCGTATCGAGCAGTGCCTGGCGGATCTGTCGATGCTGCAGATGGTGGCGCTGGCTCTGGGGGGTCGTCCCGGTGCCCGTCATGCCGCCTGCCTGGCGTGCGCGGTGGGCAGTTCGACTCTGCACCATTGTCGTCAGCAGCCGTCAACGTGATCGTCCGAAAGGTGGGGGCCTGAGCCACTTCCGTATGGCCATGGACATTCGGTCAGGTGAGGAGTGGTAGGACGGTCGCGAATGTATCCAGCGCCGCCTCCTGGACGGTGAAGTAACTGAAGCCGAACTTCTTGTGGCGCGTGAGCACCTGCTGAGCGATCTCCTCGGGGCTGCCGATCAGGACGGCAGGCAATTCGTCGATCTGGTCCGGACTCATCGTCCCTTTCAGGAAGCGTGAGTAGTCTTCCAGTGCCGCCGGCCGATTGTCCGTCACCTGGGTACGCAGCACGATGATGTTGCGCCGCACGTCATCTCGACCGAGCCTGCCTAGTTCGGCATCGACCAGCGCGACTCGCTCGTTCACCTCCTCTGCGGTCAGATACGCCATTCCCCAGCCCTGCGGGTCGAACGCGGTGCCGGAGAACGACACGATGTCGGCGTGCCGGGCCGCCATCCGCAGCACCCGGTCACCACTGCCGCCGATGAGAAGAGGCGGCCTGTCGGTCCGGTGGTGGTACGCGCGACCCAGTTCGGCTACCGTCTCGGCAAGTCGGTCGACGCGCTTGGCCGCCGACTCGAACGGAATGCCTGTCTGGTCGAACTCACGCCTTGCCCAGCCGGCGCCGAGCCCTATTTCAAGTCGGCCGTCAGTGAGTTGGCCGCTCGTTACGACGTCCCTCACGAACA from Nonomuraea polychroma encodes the following:
- a CDS encoding MFS transporter yields the protein MTTATTPAGWIRRSILAHQQFRALYIANIVSKFGTHVGYVALPVLAQVVLHAGPVEVGVLAALSTVSFLLIGLPAGVWVDRTRKRGVLIAADLTRAALIASIPAAWALGALTLVQLYAVALLAGMATVFFDIAHLSYLPHIVGRDRLTSANASLSGLDEAAKVSGRGLGGFVVQLLGPPLAVLVDAGSFLWSALFVRRIRVREPAPEAAARGPLWRDVGMGLRYVLTNPVLRPLVIKGAVANFAEQICLVSFLVLFVAELRLPTGTLGVLLSASGVGAFCGALAAPTIGRRLGLGRGIWLVGMCTAPFALLTGLMERGPLLWVGAAGWVIATVTFGVENVLAVSLRQSVTSDGMLGRMNAGFRFLFMGSLSAGSIAGGLIGAYAGVRTAIWIGSSVLAVGWLIAFFSPLRRLRHIDELTGSGGGRVDPTR
- a CDS encoding TIGR03621 family F420-dependent LLM class oxidoreductase — encoded protein: MTADLRFGVSLTTLEDRASWADKCRRAEDLGYHVITVPDHLSMPAPLPACVLAAEATTNIRVGTYVSNASFYNPVLFVRDVVTSGQLTDGRLEIGLGAGWARREFDQTGIPFESAAKRVDRLAETVAELGRAYHHRTDRPPLLIGGSGDRVLRMAARHADIVSFSGTAFDPQGWGMAYLTAEEVNERVALVDAELGRLGRDDVRRNIIVLRTQVTDNRPAALEDYSRFLKGTMSPDQIDELPAVLIGSPEEIAQQVLTRHKKFGFSYFTVQEAALDTFATVLPLLT